Proteins found in one Patagioenas fasciata isolate bPatFas1 chromosome 13, bPatFas1.hap1, whole genome shotgun sequence genomic segment:
- the LOC136115612 gene encoding olfactory receptor 14A16-like → MSNSSSITQFLLLAFTDTRELQLLHFWLFLGIYLAALLGNGLIITTIAWDQHLHTPMYFFLLNLALLDLGSLSITVPKSMANSLWDTRVISYAGCAAQLFLFVFLASAEFYLLTIMSYDRYVAICKPLHYGTLLGSRACVHMAAAAWATGFLSALLHTANTFSLPLCKGNALGQFFCEIPQILKLSCSHTYLRELGLLVVSVFLDLWCFVFIVVSYVQIFRAVLRIPSEQGRHKAFSTCLPHLAVVSLFVSTAMFAYLKPPSISFPSLDLVVSVLYSVVPPALNPLIYSMRNRELKDALKKLITGFFSKALNIPSSAYHL, encoded by the coding sequence atgtccaacagcagctccatcacccagttcctcctcctggcgttcacagacacacgggagctgcagctcttgcacttctggctcttcctgggcatctacctggctgccctcctgggcaacggcctcatcatcaccaccatagcctgggaccagcacctccacacccccatgtacttcttcctgctcaacctcgccctgctcgacctgggctccctctccatcactgtccccaagtccatggccaactctctgtgggataccagggtcatttcctatgcagggtgtgctgcacagctctttctgtttgtctttttagcttcagcagagttttatcttctcaccatcatgtcctacgaccgctacgttgccatctgcaaacccctgcactacgggaccctcctgggcagcagagcttgtgtccacatggcagcagctgcctgggccactgggtttctcagtgctctgctgcacacggccaatacattttcactgccactgtgcaagggcaatgccctgggccagttcttctgtgaaatcccccagatcctcaagctctcctgctcacacacctacctcagagaacttgggcttctagTGGTCAGTGTCTTTTTGGACCtatggtgttttgtgttcatcgtggtgtcctatgtgcagatcttcagggccgtgctgaggatcccctctgagcagggacggcacaaagccttttccacctgcctccctcacctggctgtggtctctctgtttgtcagcactgccatgtttgcctacctgaagcccccctccatctccttcccatccctggatctggtggtgtctgttctgtactcggtggtgcctccagcactgaaccccctcatctacagcatgaggaaccgggagctcaaggatgccctgaagaaactgatcactggattcttttcaaaggcattaaacattccatcttctgcatatcacttatga